From a region of the Desulfovibrio sp. JC010 genome:
- a CDS encoding sigma-54 dependent transcriptional regulator, producing MGRILIIDDDVQVCETIESLIARTGHEAVSSYNLKDGLAKVKAADFDLVFLDISLPDGNGLDYLQQVKDSSGKPEVIILTGKGDADGAELAIQGGAWDFLVKPSSVKQITLSMRRALEFHNEKQNKAQCVALNLDNIVGKSAEIKGCYDLVAHASGSDANVLVNGETGTGKELFAQTIHENSRRADNNFVVVDCASLTETLVESTLFGHKRGSFTGAQADRKGLIPLADKGTLFLDEVGEMPLAVQKSFLRVLQERTYRPVGENREFKSDFRLIAATNRDLEAMVARGEFRQDLLYRIQTIHIYLPALRDRGGDIRELTSFHLSRLSAQYGVPPKVANSDFYDVLENYDWPGNVRQLFNIVEQAFVAAGSGNTIYAMHLSDALRIKMAKSNLKKSGSHAVQLEKSAPQPAAELKQNLVSEKKDSLKLNQDSVFDTVVSDILADELPPLKVFKGMAEKKYLEELLLRHPGETAYILKISGLSRSHFYALLKKHGIND from the coding sequence ATGGGTAGAATTCTGATTATTGATGATGATGTTCAGGTATGCGAGACAATTGAAAGCCTTATCGCCCGGACCGGGCATGAGGCTGTCAGTTCCTACAATCTGAAAGACGGGCTTGCCAAGGTTAAGGCCGCTGATTTTGATCTTGTGTTTCTTGATATCTCTCTGCCGGACGGCAACGGGCTGGATTATCTGCAGCAGGTAAAGGATTCCTCCGGTAAGCCGGAGGTAATTATCCTGACCGGAAAAGGAGATGCCGACGGGGCCGAACTGGCTATTCAGGGCGGCGCGTGGGATTTTCTGGTCAAGCCTTCTTCGGTTAAGCAGATTACCCTGTCCATGCGCCGGGCGTTGGAATTTCATAATGAAAAGCAGAACAAGGCCCAGTGTGTGGCCCTGAATCTCGATAATATTGTGGGTAAAAGTGCCGAGATCAAAGGTTGTTATGATCTGGTGGCCCATGCTTCAGGTTCGGATGCCAACGTGCTGGTCAACGGTGAGACCGGAACAGGGAAAGAGCTTTTCGCCCAGACCATTCATGAGAATTCAAGACGGGCCGACAATAATTTTGTTGTGGTTGACTGTGCCTCCCTGACCGAAACTCTGGTGGAATCCACTCTTTTCGGGCACAAGCGCGGTTCTTTTACCGGAGCGCAGGCCGACCGCAAGGGGTTGATCCCGCTGGCGGACAAGGGAACCCTGTTTCTCGATGAAGTGGGGGAGATGCCTCTTGCTGTGCAGAAGTCCTTTTTGCGAGTGCTTCAGGAGCGTACTTACCGTCCGGTGGGTGAGAACCGGGAGTTCAAGTCTGATTTCAGGCTCATAGCGGCCACCAACCGTGATCTTGAAGCCATGGTAGCCCGCGGCGAGTTCCGGCAGGACCTGCTTTACCGCATCCAGACCATTCATATCTACCTCCCGGCCCTGCGCGACAGGGGAGGGGATATCCGTGAGCTGACCTCCTTTCATCTTTCGCGTTTAAGCGCGCAGTACGGGGTTCCGCCCAAGGTTGCCAACTCAGATTTTTATGATGTGCTGGAGAATTACGACTGGCCGGGCAATGTTCGCCAGCTGTTTAATATCGTAGAGCAGGCTTTTGTTGCTGCCGGGTCCGGCAATACCATTTATGCCATGCATCTTTCCGATGCCCTGCGTATCAAGATGGCTAAATCCAATTTAAAAAAGAGCGGCAGCCATGCTGTTCAGCTGGAAAAGTCCGCTCCGCAGCCTGCAGCCGAGTTAAAGCAGAACTTGGTGTCTGAAAAAAAGGACTCGTTGAAATTGAATCAAGATTCAGTGTTTGATACTGTGGTATCTGACATTCTTGCAGATGAATTGCCGCCGCTAAAAGTTTTCAAGGGTATGGCTGAGAAAAAATACCTTGAAGAACTGCTCCTGCGACATCCCGGAGAGACTGCATATATCTTAAAAATATCAGGTCTTTCCCGCTCCCATTTCTATGCTCTGCTTAAAAAGCACGGGATAAATGATTAG
- a CDS encoding (Fe-S)-binding protein — protein sequence MEDLKQLAQNLMELDDQMVACMKCGMCQAVCPVFAETMQEADVTRGKIALLEKLAHEMVKDADQVNDKLNRCLLCGSCAANCPSGVKIMDIFMKARVIVTQFKGLSATKKMIFKGLLTRPKLFNTLTEMSAKFQGPFAKIADQASGAASCAMLNPLLGERHFMPLAKKPFRKDYPQLDTPRGKSGLKVAFYPGCVVDKMFPNVGHAAIKILEHHGVGIFLPKGQACCGIPTLASGDQDTMVSLMKQNIKAFENGTFDYLVTPCATCTATLHETWPKMIDNEDPVFVEKVKDLAAKTMDINAFLVDIVGVKAPAEPKKGGKVVTYHDPCHLSKSLGVAAQPRTLLKLSDNVEFKEMNEANRCCGCGGSFNLYHYDLSKSIGERKAGNVRDAGADIAATGCPACMMQLGDMLSQTGGGVEVKHVLEIYADSL from the coding sequence ATGGAAGATCTCAAGCAATTAGCACAAAACCTCATGGAGCTGGACGACCAGATGGTCGCCTGCATGAAGTGCGGTATGTGTCAGGCAGTATGTCCTGTCTTCGCCGAGACCATGCAGGAAGCCGACGTAACCCGCGGCAAGATCGCTCTGCTCGAAAAGCTGGCTCATGAGATGGTTAAGGACGCCGATCAGGTTAACGACAAGCTGAACAGATGTCTGCTTTGCGGTTCCTGTGCAGCAAACTGTCCTTCCGGCGTAAAGATCATGGATATCTTCATGAAAGCCCGCGTGATTGTTACCCAGTTCAAGGGTCTTTCCGCGACCAAGAAGATGATCTTCAAGGGACTGCTTACCCGTCCCAAACTGTTCAACACTCTGACCGAGATGAGTGCGAAGTTTCAGGGTCCGTTTGCAAAGATCGCCGACCAGGCCTCCGGTGCTGCAAGCTGTGCCATGCTGAACCCGCTCCTCGGCGAACGTCACTTCATGCCTCTGGCTAAAAAGCCTTTTCGCAAGGATTATCCGCAGCTGGATACCCCCCGCGGCAAGTCCGGCCTGAAAGTAGCGTTCTACCCCGGCTGTGTTGTGGACAAAATGTTCCCCAACGTCGGCCATGCGGCAATCAAGATTCTTGAGCACCACGGTGTGGGAATCTTCCTGCCCAAGGGACAGGCCTGCTGCGGTATCCCCACACTGGCTTCCGGTGACCAGGATACCATGGTTTCTCTTATGAAGCAGAATATCAAGGCTTTCGAAAACGGAACCTTTGATTATCTGGTGACTCCCTGTGCTACCTGCACAGCCACACTTCATGAGACCTGGCCTAAAATGATTGATAATGAAGATCCTGTTTTTGTTGAAAAAGTTAAGGATCTTGCAGCCAAGACTATGGATATTAACGCATTCCTCGTTGACATCGTGGGCGTTAAGGCTCCTGCAGAACCCAAGAAGGGCGGAAAGGTCGTTACCTACCACGACCCCTGTCACCTCTCTAAATCCCTTGGTGTTGCTGCACAGCCCCGTACCTTGCTGAAACTGAGCGATAACGTGGAATTCAAGGAAATGAACGAAGCCAACCGTTGCTGCGGCTGCGGTGGTTCTTTCAACCTTTACCATTACGACCTCTCCAAGAGCATCGGTGAGCGTAAAGCGGGCAATGTCCGCGACGCAGGTGCCGATATCGCGGCTACCGGTTGTCCCGCCTGCATGATGCAGCTCGGTGACATGCTTTCCCAGACCGGTGGTGGAGTAGAGGTAAAACACGTTCTCGAAATCTACGCCGATTCCCTCTAG
- a CDS encoding L-lactate permease produces MSVGILALVAIIPIVLAMVLMVGLRWPATKAMPVAWLSAVAGAIAVWNLPASYVAALTVHGFITAIGVLIIVFGAIIILYTLQYSGGMETIQYGFQGISRDRRVQVLIIGYLFAAFIEGAAGFGTPAALAAPLLLSLGFPPLCAVVMCLVYNSFPVTFGAVGTPVILGMKYLTSYVDQAVAAAVPGLNFNSMEAFDAVIGQWATVMHIPMIYILPLFMLGFMTRFFGENKSWSEGFGAWKFSLFASTAFSVPYLFTAWFVGPEFPSLLGGLVGLGIAVLGAKNGFCVPEKTWDFGAPSTWDAEWTGTVSAENSGEFKAHMSQLKAWTPYILIGLILVITRIPELGLKGMLAGVAIPFKNILGFESVNNSIKVLYLPGTIPFALVAVLTIFIHGMPAAKAATAWKEAIAKMKNPTIALFFSVALVSIFRGSGIADAALNPNGYMSMPLALAEAVSGLAGQTWPMFASFVGGLGSFITGSNTVSDLLFAEFQWGVAAKLDLPRQIIVAAQAVGGAMGNMICIHNIVAACAVVGLSGMEGQILKRTVWPFLVYGAVVGIVACVLSFVMYPTLF; encoded by the coding sequence ATGTCTGTAGGAATTTTGGCCCTCGTAGCGATCATCCCGATCGTACTGGCAATGGTACTGATGGTCGGCCTGCGTTGGCCCGCTACTAAAGCTATGCCCGTTGCATGGCTCTCTGCTGTTGCAGGCGCAATCGCCGTCTGGAACCTGCCCGCATCTTACGTTGCAGCTCTTACTGTCCACGGTTTTATCACCGCTATCGGCGTTCTCATTATCGTATTCGGTGCGATTATCATTCTTTACACCCTGCAGTATTCCGGCGGTATGGAAACCATCCAGTACGGATTCCAGGGCATCAGCCGTGACCGCCGCGTACAGGTTCTGATCATCGGTTACCTGTTCGCCGCATTCATTGAAGGTGCCGCAGGTTTCGGTACTCCCGCAGCTCTGGCAGCACCGCTGCTCCTCAGCCTCGGGTTCCCCCCTCTGTGCGCAGTTGTAATGTGTCTGGTATACAACTCCTTCCCCGTAACCTTCGGTGCTGTCGGTACCCCGGTTATCCTCGGTATGAAATACCTGACCTCTTATGTTGACCAGGCTGTTGCAGCAGCAGTTCCCGGCCTGAACTTCAACTCCATGGAAGCTTTCGACGCAGTAATCGGTCAGTGGGCGACTGTAATGCACATCCCCATGATCTACATCCTGCCCCTGTTCATGCTCGGCTTCATGACCCGTTTCTTCGGTGAGAACAAGAGCTGGTCTGAAGGTTTCGGCGCATGGAAATTCTCCCTTTTCGCATCCACCGCTTTCTCCGTACCTTACCTCTTCACCGCATGGTTTGTAGGACCTGAGTTCCCCTCCCTGCTTGGTGGTCTCGTAGGTCTCGGTATCGCTGTTCTCGGTGCTAAAAACGGTTTCTGCGTACCCGAAAAAACCTGGGACTTCGGCGCACCCTCCACTTGGGATGCTGAATGGACCGGTACTGTTTCCGCTGAAAACTCCGGTGAGTTCAAAGCTCACATGAGCCAGCTCAAAGCATGGACCCCTTACATTCTCATCGGTCTGATCCTTGTAATCACCCGTATCCCCGAGCTCGGCCTCAAAGGCATGCTCGCAGGTGTTGCAATTCCCTTTAAGAACATCCTCGGTTTCGAATCCGTTAACAACTCCATCAAGGTTCTGTACCTCCCCGGTACCATTCCTTTCGCACTGGTCGCAGTACTGACCATCTTCATCCACGGCATGCCTGCTGCTAAAGCTGCTACCGCATGGAAAGAAGCTATCGCGAAAATGAAGAACCCCACCATCGCACTGTTCTTCTCCGTTGCGCTGGTATCCATCTTCCGCGGTTCCGGTATTGCTGATGCAGCCCTGAACCCCAACGGTTACATGTCCATGCCTCTGGCACTGGCCGAAGCTGTATCCGGTCTCGCAGGCCAGACCTGGCCCATGTTCGCCTCCTTCGTTGGTGGTCTCGGTTCCTTCATCACCGGTTCCAACACCGTATCCGACCTGCTCTTCGCTGAATTCCAGTGGGGCGTAGCTGCTAAACTCGACCTGCCCCGCCAGATCATCGTAGCCGCACAGGCTGTTGGTGGCGCAATGGGTAACATGATCTGCATCCACAACATCGTTGCAGCATGTGCAGTTGTCGGTCTCTCCGGTATGGAAGGTCAGATCCTCAAGCGCACCGTATGGCCCTTCCTCGTATACGGCGCGGTTGTAGGTATCGTAGCCTGCGTACTTTCCTTCGTAATGTACCCCACTCTGTTCTAA
- the nifJ gene encoding pyruvate:ferredoxin (flavodoxin) oxidoreductase: MAKNMKTMDGNTATAHVSYAMSDTAAIYPITPSSTMGEVAEEWAAQGRKNIFGQVLNVKQLQSEAGAAGAVHGALAAGALTSTYTASQGLLLMIPNMYKISGELLPGVFHVSARAIAAQALSIFGDHQDVMACRQTGFAMLASSSVQECMDIALISHLASIESSVPFLHMFDGFRTSHEIQKIEVIDYEDMKSLVDWDAVAAFRARGMNPENPSIRGTAQNPDIYYQAREAANGFYDQLPAIVTNCMKKVGDLTGRYYKPFDYVGHEEAERVIVAMGSGCEAIEEVVNKLVADGEKVGLIKVRLYRPFLTEYFLNVLPATTTNITVLDRTKEPGSLGDPLYQDVCTAFMESGMNPVVTAGRYGLGSKEFRPNMVKAVFDNMKAAGPKNHFNVGIEDDVTNTSLAVGAEMDTTPAGTVQCKFWGLGADGTVGANKQAIKIIGDKTDMYAQGYFAYDSKKSGGITMSHLRFGNDPIQSTYLVTSADFIACHNSSYVHQYDLLEGIKEGGTFLINSPWSAEDMEKELPVELRRTIAEKNLKFYTIDAVKIAAEVGLGGRINMVMQTAFFKLADVIPFDDAVAYLKESIKKAYGKKGDKIVNMNNAAVDQAVANLVEITVPESWKNLTEDEAAVSDEPAFITDVVRPILAQKGDNLPVSAFEPDGLFPLSTAQFEKRGVAINVPEWLPENCIQCNQCAFVCPHAAIRPVLVTEEELKDAPDTFATLDAKGKELKGLKYRMQVYAQDCLGCGNCADICPAKESALVMKPIATQTPTEVPNLEFSQTIPEKDNLMTRTSVKGSQFQRPLMEFSGACSGCGETPYVKAITQLFGERMIIANATGCSSIWGASAPTTPYCTNKNGHGPTWGNSLFEDAAEFGYGLEMGVSHRREKLADLVTEAVEAGVPAELEADMKGWLENKDNAALSEEYGQKVVDGIYGAPQTELLAEIADMEDLFTKKSLWVFGGDGWAYDIGFGGVDHVLASGRDINILVMDTEVYSNTGGQSSKATPLGSIAKFAAGGKNTGKKDLGRMMMSYGYVYVASVSMGANKQQFMKAIQEAEAYPGPSLVICYAPCINQGIRKGMGKTQLEMKLAVDSGYWPLYRFNPLLADEGKNPFVLESKAPDGTMQEFMAGENRYGLLERLNPEASKEYRAKIEKDYNERYEILKHMAAADYSQGE, from the coding sequence ATGGCTAAGAACATGAAAACTATGGATGGTAACACTGCTACCGCTCACGTTTCCTACGCGATGAGTGACACTGCAGCCATCTATCCCATCACTCCCTCATCCACCATGGGTGAAGTTGCTGAAGAATGGGCAGCGCAGGGCCGTAAGAACATTTTCGGTCAGGTACTCAACGTAAAACAGCTTCAGTCCGAAGCTGGTGCTGCCGGTGCCGTTCACGGTGCTCTCGCAGCGGGTGCTCTTACTTCTACTTATACTGCATCGCAGGGTCTCCTGCTTATGATCCCCAACATGTACAAAATCTCCGGTGAACTTCTTCCCGGCGTTTTTCATGTTTCCGCCCGCGCTATCGCTGCACAGGCACTTTCAATCTTCGGTGATCATCAGGACGTAATGGCCTGCCGCCAGACCGGTTTCGCCATGCTGGCATCCAGCTCTGTACAGGAATGTATGGACATCGCCCTTATTTCCCATCTCGCATCCATCGAATCCAGCGTGCCTTTCCTGCACATGTTCGACGGTTTCCGCACCTCCCACGAAATCCAGAAGATCGAAGTTATCGATTACGAAGACATGAAGTCTCTGGTTGACTGGGACGCAGTTGCAGCTTTCCGCGCAAGAGGAATGAATCCTGAGAATCCCTCCATTCGCGGTACTGCCCAGAACCCTGATATTTACTACCAGGCTCGTGAAGCAGCTAACGGTTTCTACGACCAGCTTCCTGCTATCGTTACCAACTGCATGAAGAAAGTAGGCGACCTGACCGGACGTTACTACAAGCCTTTCGACTACGTAGGTCACGAAGAAGCTGAAAGAGTCATCGTTGCCATGGGTTCCGGTTGTGAAGCCATTGAAGAAGTTGTCAACAAGCTTGTTGCCGACGGTGAAAAAGTGGGTCTCATCAAAGTACGTCTGTACCGCCCCTTCCTCACCGAGTACTTCCTCAACGTACTCCCCGCAACCACCACCAACATCACTGTTCTGGACCGCACCAAAGAGCCCGGCTCCCTCGGCGATCCCCTGTATCAGGATGTCTGCACCGCATTCATGGAAAGCGGCATGAACCCCGTTGTTACCGCCGGCCGTTACGGTCTCGGTTCCAAAGAGTTCCGCCCCAACATGGTTAAAGCAGTATTCGACAACATGAAAGCTGCCGGTCCCAAGAACCACTTCAACGTCGGTATCGAAGACGACGTTACCAACACTTCCCTCGCAGTGGGTGCCGAAATGGATACCACTCCTGCTGGAACTGTTCAGTGTAAGTTCTGGGGTCTCGGTGCTGACGGTACTGTCGGTGCCAACAAGCAGGCTATCAAAATCATCGGTGACAAAACCGACATGTACGCACAGGGATACTTCGCTTACGACTCCAAGAAGTCCGGCGGTATCACCATGTCCCACCTGCGTTTCGGTAATGATCCCATCCAGTCCACCTACCTCGTAACCAGCGCGGACTTCATTGCATGCCACAACTCCAGCTACGTGCACCAGTACGACCTGCTCGAAGGCATCAAAGAAGGCGGAACCTTCCTGATCAACTCTCCCTGGTCTGCTGAAGACATGGAGAAGGAACTTCCCGTAGAACTGCGTCGCACCATCGCTGAGAAGAACCTTAAGTTCTACACCATCGACGCTGTTAAAATCGCAGCTGAAGTAGGTCTCGGCGGTCGCATCAACATGGTTATGCAGACTGCATTCTTCAAGCTTGCTGATGTTATTCCTTTTGACGACGCTGTTGCGTACCTCAAAGAATCCATCAAGAAAGCTTACGGCAAGAAAGGCGACAAGATCGTCAACATGAACAACGCTGCTGTTGATCAGGCTGTTGCCAACCTTGTTGAAATCACTGTTCCCGAATCTTGGAAAAACCTCACTGAAGACGAAGCGGCCGTATCTGATGAGCCGGCATTCATCACTGATGTTGTCCGTCCCATCCTTGCTCAGAAAGGTGACAACCTGCCTGTTTCCGCTTTTGAGCCTGACGGCCTCTTCCCTCTTTCCACTGCTCAGTTCGAAAAACGCGGCGTTGCTATCAACGTTCCCGAATGGCTGCCTGAAAATTGCATTCAGTGTAACCAGTGTGCATTTGTCTGCCCGCACGCAGCTATCCGTCCCGTTCTCGTAACTGAAGAAGAGCTGAAAGACGCTCCCGACACCTTCGCAACTCTCGATGCGAAAGGTAAAGAGCTCAAAGGTCTCAAGTACCGCATGCAGGTTTACGCTCAGGACTGCCTCGGTTGCGGCAACTGCGCAGACATCTGCCCCGCAAAAGAGTCCGCTCTGGTCATGAAGCCCATCGCTACCCAGACCCCCACTGAAGTTCCCAACCTCGAGTTCTCCCAGACTATCCCCGAAAAGGATAACCTGATGACCAGAACTTCTGTTAAGGGTTCCCAGTTCCAGCGTCCGCTGATGGAATTCTCCGGCGCCTGCTCCGGTTGCGGTGAGACTCCCTACGTTAAAGCTATTACCCAGCTCTTCGGCGAACGCATGATCATTGCAAACGCCACCGGTTGTTCCTCCATCTGGGGTGCATCCGCTCCGACCACTCCTTACTGCACCAACAAGAACGGTCACGGTCCCACCTGGGGCAACTCCCTGTTCGAAGATGCAGCTGAGTTCGGTTACGGCCTTGAAATGGGTGTATCCCACCGCCGTGAAAAGCTGGCTGACCTCGTGACTGAAGCTGTCGAAGCAGGCGTTCCCGCTGAACTCGAAGCTGACATGAAAGGCTGGCTGGAAAACAAAGACAACGCAGCACTCTCCGAAGAGTACGGTCAGAAAGTTGTGGACGGCATCTACGGTGCTCCCCAGACCGAACTTCTCGCTGAGATTGCAGACATGGAAGACCTGTTCACCAAGAAATCCCTCTGGGTATTCGGTGGTGACGGCTGGGCATACGACATCGGCTTCGGCGGTGTTGACCACGTGCTCGCTTCCGGTCGCGACATCAATATCCTCGTAATGGATACTGAAGTATACTCCAACACCGGTGGTCAGTCCTCAAAGGCGACCCCCCTCGGCTCCATCGCCAAGTTCGCAGCAGGTGGTAAGAACACCGGCAAGAAAGACCTCGGCCGCATGATGATGAGCTACGGTTACGTATACGTTGCTTCCGTATCCATGGGCGCAAACAAGCAGCAGTTCATGAAGGCAATCCAGGAAGCGGAAGCTTACCCCGGTCCTTCTCTCGTAATCTGCTACGCTCCCTGCATCAACCAGGGTATCCGCAAGGGTATGGGTAAGACCCAGCTTGAAATGAAGCTGGCAGTAGATTCCGGTTACTGGCCTCTCTACCGCTTCAACCCCCTGCTTGCTGACGAAGGCAAGAACCCCTTCGTTCTGGAGTCCAAAGCTCCCGACGGAACCATGCAGGAGTTCATGGCCGGCGAAAACCGCTACGGCCTGCTTGAGCGTCTCAACCCCGAAGCATCCAAAGAATACCGTGCGAAAATCGAAAAAGATTACAACGAACGGTACGAAATATTGAAACACATGGCCGCGGCTGATTACAGCCAAGGCGAATAG
- a CDS encoding FAD-binding oxidoreductase has translation MSNAKLAKDFEKIVGAGNVMHEEADLHAYSYDSAVLDPQVPALVIKPTTTEQLGPVTALCNEHGLPMTVRGAGTNLSGGTIPHPGGVVVLTNGLNKILEINEEDLYAVVEPGVVTAQFAAQVASKGLFYPPDPGSQAVSTIGGNVAENAGGLRGLKYGVTKDYVMGMDFYDAHGDLIKSGSRTVKCVTGYNLAGLMVASEGTLGVFSNIILKLVPPPKASKAMMAIFPNVQTASETVAAIIANHIVPCTLEFLDNSVIRYVEDFTKAGLPTDAGAILLIEVDGHQAEVIEDAQKVVDICTKCGAKEVKMAETAEEREALWFARRNALPSLARAKPTTVLEDATVPRSQIPAMMEGLDKIAKKYKLDIGTFGHAGDGNLHPTILCDNRDKEEFHRVEEAVDEIFDVALSLKGTLSGEHGIGMAKSKWMEKETSKATLEYSLKMKRAIDPKGILNPTKIIGDV, from the coding sequence ATGTCCAACGCTAAATTAGCCAAAGACTTTGAAAAGATTGTAGGTGCTGGAAATGTCATGCACGAAGAAGCTGACCTCCACGCTTACTCTTACGATTCCGCAGTACTCGATCCCCAGGTACCTGCACTGGTAATCAAACCCACCACCACCGAACAGCTCGGTCCCGTAACCGCGCTTTGTAATGAACACGGTCTTCCCATGACTGTTCGCGGCGCAGGCACCAACCTCTCCGGCGGAACCATTCCCCATCCCGGCGGCGTTGTTGTTCTGACCAACGGTCTCAACAAAATCCTCGAAATCAACGAAGAAGACCTCTACGCAGTAGTAGAACCCGGTGTTGTAACTGCACAGTTTGCAGCACAGGTTGCTTCCAAAGGACTTTTCTATCCCCCGGATCCGGGCTCTCAGGCAGTATCCACCATCGGTGGTAACGTTGCCGAGAACGCAGGCGGACTCCGCGGACTCAAATACGGTGTTACCAAAGATTACGTCATGGGTATGGATTTTTATGACGCACACGGTGACCTGATCAAATCCGGATCCCGCACTGTTAAGTGTGTTACCGGTTACAACCTCGCAGGGCTCATGGTTGCTTCCGAAGGAACCCTTGGTGTGTTCTCCAACATCATCCTCAAGCTCGTTCCGCCGCCGAAGGCTTCCAAGGCTATGATGGCAATTTTCCCCAACGTTCAGACTGCTTCTGAAACCGTTGCTGCCATCATCGCGAACCACATCGTACCCTGTACTCTGGAATTCCTCGATAACTCTGTTATCCGTTACGTAGAAGACTTCACCAAAGCCGGTCTGCCCACCGATGCGGGCGCTATCCTGCTTATCGAAGTTGACGGTCATCAGGCTGAAGTTATCGAAGATGCTCAGAAAGTTGTTGATATCTGCACCAAGTGCGGCGCTAAAGAAGTTAAAATGGCTGAAACCGCTGAAGAGCGTGAAGCTCTCTGGTTTGCTCGTCGCAACGCGCTGCCTTCCCTTGCCCGTGCAAAACCGACTACCGTTCTCGAAGATGCTACCGTACCGCGCTCCCAGATTCCTGCAATGATGGAAGGTCTGGATAAGATTGCCAAGAAGTACAAGCTCGACATCGGTACCTTCGGTCACGCCGGTGACGGTAACCTGCACCCGACCATCCTCTGCGATAACCGCGATAAGGAAGAATTCCACCGTGTAGAAGAAGCTGTCGACGAAATCTTTGACGTAGCTCTCTCCCTGAAAGGAACCCTTTCCGGCGAACACGGCATCGGTATGGCAAAGTCCAAGTGGATGGAAAAAGAAACTTCCAAGGCTACCCTTGAGTACTCCTTGAAAATGAAGCGTGCCATTGATCCGAAGGGCATCCTGAACCCCACCAAGATCATCGGAGACGTATAG